A single genomic interval of Zingiber officinale cultivar Zhangliang chromosome 4A, Zo_v1.1, whole genome shotgun sequence harbors:
- the LOC121972287 gene encoding uncharacterized protein LOC121972287, whose translation MEYLSRSLARRTIRSDFHFHPKCEPLRIAHLVYADDLLLFSRGDVSSVTQLVESLSQFAQMAGLTTNLAKSSIYMAGIYPQTQNQLLTITGFQIGVMPFRYLRISIASQKLKISDYSTLLDSLTRRIGSWPKATLSYAGKAQLISSVLQGVECYWMSVLPLPQGVIDHIYSICRSFMWTSRRPPIAWSELVRPKREGGLGLRDLRAWNQALLAKVLWRVQDKQDTLWIRWIRPQMATYRCMLRTFRRQYQGISTFGKARHLAMSAMVHHIWMARNYNMFEGKRFDGELVFRKIQIHVFRTLGVLADQVLGHH comes from the exons ATGGAGTATCTATCCCGGTCGTTAGCACGACGCACTATCAGGTCAGATTTTCATTTCCACCCCAAATGTGAGCCTCTGAGGATAGCACATTTGGTGTACGCAGATGACTTGTTACTATTCTCCCGAGGGGATGTCTCATCAGTGACGCAGCTAGTTGAGAGCTTATCACAGTTTGCTCAGATGGCCGGTCTCACAACTAACTTAGCTAAGTCCAGTATTTACATGGCAGGGATATACCCCCAAACGCAGAACCAGTTGCTCACCATCACAGGCTTCCAGATAGGGGTGATGCCCTTCAGATACTTGAGAATTTCTATAGCCTCTCAGAAATTGAAGATTTCAGATTATAGCACGCTCCTGGACTCACTCACCCGTAGGATCGGCTCTTGGCCGAAAGCCACATTATCCTATGCCGGGAAAGCACAGCTTATATCATCAGTCCTACAAGGAGTGGAGTGCTACTGGATGTCAGTCTTACCACTACCTCAGGGGGTTATTGACCACATCTACAGTATTTGCAGATCCTTCATGTGGACGTCCAGGAGGCCCCCCATTGCATGGTCAGAGCTAGTGAGGCCTAAGCGAGAAGGTGGTCTTGGCTTGAGGGACTTACGGGCATGGAACCAGGCGCTTCTAGCAAAGGTTCTATGGCGCGTACAGGACAAGCAAGACACACTATGGATACGCTGG ATACGCCCTCAGATGGCCACCTACAGGTGCATGCTGAGGACATTCAGACGACAGTACCAAGGGATCTCCACCTTTGGCAAGGCTCGCCACCTTGCCATGTCAGCGATGGTGCACCACATATGGATGGCAAGGAACTACAACATGTTTGAGGGGAAGCGCTTTGACGGTGAGCTCGTCTTCAGGAAGATACAGATACATGTCTTCAGGACGCTTGGGGTACTAGCTGATCAGGTACTTGGCCATCATTGA